In Pseudomonas lalkuanensis, the following are encoded in one genomic region:
- a CDS encoding methyltransferase family protein produces the protein MNWLEHRIPPPLVAILFGVLMWLLARWVPGIDVTAGWRLTFASLVLAAGIAVCLSGVLSFRHAGTTVNPLQPETASSLVSSGIYRHTRNPMYLGFAIALVAWSIYLASPIALLGVAGFVLYMNRFQIGPEERALATLFGDAFSTYRGRVRRWL, from the coding sequence ATGAACTGGCTGGAACACCGCATACCGCCGCCCCTGGTTGCCATCCTGTTCGGCGTCCTGATGTGGCTGCTTGCGCGCTGGGTGCCCGGCATCGATGTGACCGCCGGCTGGCGCCTCACCTTTGCGTCGCTGGTGCTGGCAGCGGGAATTGCGGTCTGCCTGAGCGGCGTCCTGTCGTTCCGCCACGCCGGAACCACGGTCAACCCGTTGCAGCCGGAAACCGCATCCTCCCTGGTCAGTTCCGGCATCTACCGCCACACCCGCAACCCCATGTACCTCGGCTTCGCCATCGCCCTGGTCGCCTGGTCGATCTACCTCGCATCCCCCATCGCGTTGCTGGGCGTGGCCGGTTTCGTGCTCTACATGAACCGCTTCCAGATCGGCCCCGAAGAGCGGGCGCTGGCGACCCTGTTCGGGGACGCCTTCAGCACCTACCGGGGCCGCGTGCGCAGGTGGCTCTAG
- a CDS encoding DUF3313 domain-containing protein, with product MRLNPLVVSFSAILTLGGCSSTMVEPSHYSGFLPNYSVLQEQETVSGAKVARWVEPSLDLSRYNSLYIEPSQFHPKPHPSQQISQATLDEITRYYDTALRREMGSVVRITDSPAADSLVLRPAITAVSTSTEGLKPYEVIPIALVVAATTTAIGTRDQEVQIATEAMVLDGGTSKVVAEVVRKGTGTSLENKETALTVQNIKPVIDGWAKDMRLSYEQIRNKP from the coding sequence ATGCGACTCAACCCTCTCGTCGTATCGTTCAGCGCAATCCTGACCCTTGGCGGCTGCTCCAGCACCATGGTCGAACCCAGCCACTATTCGGGATTCCTTCCGAACTACAGCGTCCTCCAGGAACAGGAGACCGTCAGCGGCGCCAAGGTGGCGCGCTGGGTCGAACCATCCCTGGACCTGTCGCGTTACAACAGCCTGTATATCGAGCCCAGCCAGTTCCACCCCAAACCCCACCCGAGCCAGCAGATCTCCCAGGCAACCCTTGATGAGATCACCCGCTACTACGACACCGCGCTTCGCCGTGAGATGGGCTCGGTGGTCAGGATCACCGACTCCCCGGCGGCAGACAGCCTGGTCCTGCGTCCGGCGATTACCGCCGTGTCCACCTCGACCGAAGGCCTCAAGCCCTACGAAGTGATTCCCATCGCCCTGGTCGTCGCCGCCACCACCACGGCAATTGGCACGCGGGACCAGGAGGTACAGATCGCCACCGAAGCCATGGTGCTCGACGGCGGTACCTCCAAGGTTGTGGCAGAGGTGGTGCGCAAGGGCACCGGTACCAGCCTGGAGAACAAGGAAACCGCGCTGACCGTCCAGAACATCAAGCCGGTGATCGACGGCTGGGCGAAGGACATGCGGCTCAGCTACGAGCAGATCAGGAACAAGCCCTGA
- a CDS encoding cysteine hydrolase family protein: MNTALLIIDVQRALCVGQYAAFEIDRVIATINGLSARARAACVPVVLVQHEEPSGEFEYDTESWQLAENLAVAESDIRVRKTTPDSFHRTNLQDVLHSRDIQRLIVCGLQTDYCVDTTVRRALALGYQVVLPEDAHSTLDNAAISAPQIIAHHNAVLGSMSSFGVRAQVIPAASVSIQG, translated from the coding sequence ATGAATACCGCACTCCTGATCATCGACGTCCAGCGCGCCCTCTGTGTTGGCCAGTACGCTGCATTCGAGATCGACCGGGTGATCGCCACCATCAACGGCCTCAGCGCCAGGGCACGGGCTGCCTGCGTTCCCGTCGTGCTGGTCCAGCATGAAGAGCCCAGCGGCGAGTTCGAGTACGACACCGAGAGCTGGCAACTGGCGGAGAACCTGGCCGTTGCCGAGAGCGACATCCGGGTGCGCAAGACCACGCCGGACTCCTTCCACCGCACTAACCTGCAGGATGTGCTGCATTCGCGCGACATCCAGCGCCTGATTGTCTGCGGCCTGCAGACCGACTACTGCGTGGATACCACGGTGCGCCGCGCGCTGGCGTTGGGTTACCAGGTGGTGCTGCCGGAGGACGCGCACTCGACGCTGGACAACGCCGCTATCTCCGCGCCGCAGATCATCGCCCACCACAATGCGGTGCTCGGCAGCATGTCCAGTTTCGGCGTGCGGGCGCAGGTGATTCCGGCGGCGTCAGTCAGCATTCAGGGCTGA
- a CDS encoding alpha/beta fold hydrolase, with the protein MPSPSHHTQDLRIDSLHGRLFVRIWSPAHLSPSFEEAPIILFHDSLGCVELWREFPAKLAAITGKTVVAYDRLGFGRSDAHPGELSVSFVGDEAEYDFATVKDRLGIDQFIAFGHSVGGGMATHSAARHREHCLALITESAQAFVEDRTLQGIREAKQGFQQDGQLDRLARYHGDKAQWVLDAWTETWLSPEFADWSLETGLERLDCPVLAIHGDQDEFGSELHPQQIARLTDGPSQVLLIEACGHVPHKEQPDVVLQAVAELLR; encoded by the coding sequence GTGCCTAGCCCCAGCCACCACACTCAGGACCTGCGGATCGACAGCCTCCATGGCCGGCTGTTCGTCCGCATCTGGAGCCCTGCCCACCTCAGCCCATCGTTCGAGGAGGCGCCTATCATCCTCTTTCATGACTCCCTGGGTTGCGTGGAGCTGTGGCGCGAGTTTCCCGCCAAGCTGGCTGCCATCACCGGCAAGACGGTGGTCGCCTATGACCGCCTCGGCTTCGGCCGCTCGGATGCGCACCCCGGCGAACTGTCGGTGAGCTTCGTTGGCGATGAGGCCGAGTACGATTTCGCCACTGTGAAAGACCGTCTGGGCATTGACCAATTCATCGCCTTTGGCCACAGCGTCGGCGGCGGCATGGCCACCCACAGCGCGGCACGCCACCGCGAGCACTGCCTGGCGCTGATCACCGAATCGGCCCAGGCCTTCGTCGAAGACCGCACGCTGCAGGGCATCCGTGAAGCCAAGCAGGGCTTCCAGCAGGACGGCCAGTTGGACCGGCTCGCCAGGTACCACGGCGACAAAGCCCAATGGGTACTCGACGCCTGGACCGAAACCTGGCTCTCCCCCGAATTCGCCGACTGGAGCCTGGAAACTGGCCTCGAACGGCTGGACTGTCCCGTGCTGGCCATCCACGGCGACCAGGATGAGTTCGGCTCCGAACTTCACCCGCAGCAGATCGCGCGGCTGACCGATGGCCCGTCGCAGGTGCTGCTGATCGAAGCCTGCGGCCATGTTCCCCATAAGGAACAGCCGGACGTGGTGCTTCAGGCGGTGGCGGAATTGCTGCGATGA
- a CDS encoding GNAT family N-acetyltransferase produces the protein MSIPLVIRNMLRPELDELVRWAAREGWNPGLHDAGLFWATDPEAYIAADLDGQLIGGGAITSYGGEFGFMGFFIIRPEFRGRGLGDILWHARRDRLLTRLRPGASIGMDGVFAMQDYYAKGGFVFSHRNLRFQVDIAEPPEWTSGEEIIPLAEFAFDEVQAYDRTCFPAPRPHFLQGWINQPDALALGCRRNGRLAGFGVARRCLQGCKIGPLFADDAEVAEALYADLAGFATGGPLYLDAPENNPEAMALVQRHGMTEVFGCARMYLGPFPAVAQERVFGVTTFELG, from the coding sequence ATGTCCATCCCGCTGGTGATCCGCAACATGCTGCGCCCCGAGCTGGACGAACTGGTCCGCTGGGCCGCGCGCGAGGGCTGGAACCCCGGCCTGCACGACGCTGGCCTGTTCTGGGCCACCGATCCCGAGGCATACATCGCGGCGGACCTGGACGGCCAGTTGATCGGCGGCGGCGCCATTACCTCCTACGGCGGCGAGTTCGGCTTCATGGGCTTTTTCATCATCCGCCCGGAATTCCGCGGCCGGGGACTCGGCGATATCCTCTGGCACGCTCGCCGCGATCGCCTGCTGACGCGTCTGCGGCCGGGCGCCAGCATCGGCATGGACGGCGTGTTCGCCATGCAGGATTACTACGCCAAGGGCGGCTTCGTCTTTTCCCACCGCAACCTGCGCTTCCAGGTGGACATCGCCGAACCGCCGGAATGGACCTCCGGCGAAGAGATCATCCCACTCGCCGAATTCGCCTTCGACGAGGTTCAGGCTTACGACCGCACCTGCTTCCCCGCGCCGCGCCCGCACTTCCTCCAGGGCTGGATCAACCAGCCCGATGCCCTGGCCCTGGGCTGCCGGCGCAATGGCCGGCTTGCCGGATTCGGCGTCGCCAGGCGCTGCCTCCAGGGCTGCAAGATCGGTCCGCTGTTCGCCGATGATGCCGAGGTGGCCGAAGCCCTCTATGCGGACCTGGCCGGTTTCGCCACGGGTGGACCGCTGTACCTCGATGCCCCGGAGAACAACCCCGAAGCCATGGCCCTGGTGCAGCGTCACGGCATGACCGAAGTCTTCGGCTGCGCCCGGATGTACCTCGGTCCCTTCCCCGCCGTCGCCCAGGAGCGGGTCTTCGGCGTCACCACCTTCGAGCTGGGCTGA
- the puuE gene encoding allantoinase PuuE: protein MAERDLAGYGGKPPHPRWPGDARVALQFVLNVEEGAESCVLNGDPQSEAYLHELPGRPARVGERDLSVEGLYEYGSRAGIWRILDLFAERGLPLTAFAVGRALELVPQIGHALRAGGHEVAGHGYRWLDYREIPEDEERRHIRLTIEVIERICGRRPLGWYTGRVSANTRRLLREEGGFLYSSDAYNDDLPYWLPGAPPHLVIPYTLVNNDARYLMPHGFASGQDFFQQLKDAFDCLWLEGARQPKMMSVGLHGRISGHPARAMALARFLDHVQRHAGVWVCRREEIARHWMAEHAYEAGRPGGSPP, encoded by the coding sequence ATGGCCGAGCGCGACCTCGCCGGTTACGGCGGCAAGCCACCCCACCCACGCTGGCCCGGCGATGCACGGGTGGCGCTGCAGTTCGTGCTGAACGTCGAGGAAGGCGCGGAATCCTGCGTGCTCAATGGCGACCCCCAATCGGAGGCCTACCTGCACGAACTGCCGGGACGGCCGGCACGCGTCGGCGAACGCGACCTGAGCGTGGAAGGCCTGTACGAATACGGGTCGCGCGCGGGCATCTGGCGCATTCTCGATCTCTTCGCCGAACGCGGCCTGCCGCTGACCGCCTTCGCGGTTGGGCGTGCCCTGGAACTGGTCCCGCAGATCGGCCATGCCCTGCGTGCCGGCGGCCATGAGGTGGCCGGCCACGGCTATCGCTGGCTGGACTACCGGGAAATTCCCGAAGACGAGGAGCGGCGCCACATCCGCCTGACCATCGAGGTGATCGAGCGCATCTGCGGCCGTCGCCCGCTAGGCTGGTACACCGGCCGGGTCAGCGCCAACACCCGCCGGTTGTTACGCGAGGAAGGCGGCTTCCTCTACAGCTCCGATGCCTACAACGACGACCTGCCCTACTGGCTGCCCGGCGCGCCGCCGCACCTGGTGATTCCCTACACGCTGGTCAACAACGACGCCCGCTACCTGATGCCCCACGGCTTCGCGTCGGGGCAGGACTTCTTCCAGCAACTCAAGGATGCCTTCGACTGCCTCTGGCTGGAGGGCGCGCGGCAGCCAAAGATGATGAGCGTAGGCCTGCACGGCAGGATCAGCGGCCACCCCGCCCGCGCCATGGCCCTGGCGCGGTTCCTCGACCATGTGCAGCGGCATGCGGGGGTGTGGGTCTGTCGGCGGGAAGAGATCGCCCGACACTGGATGGCCGAGCACGCATACGAGGCGGGCCGCCCGGGGGGCAGCCCGCCGTAG
- a CDS encoding HlyD family secretion protein, with protein sequence MDLLLILTYTAFCVAIFKIFKIPLNKWSVPTAVLGGIVLIGTLIFLMNYNHPYSEVARTYFVSVPIVPEVSGLVTEVPVKANQPLEKGDVLFRIDPTPFENKVKSIQAQLVSARADQSRARELAARNVGNRRDVDLTTARVDDLQAQLNIAKFDLDNTVVRAPSKGFVTHVSLRPGVRAVKLPLRPSMVFIPDEGFYFIAWMRQNSQLRLTPGDEAEVAFDGIPGKVFKGEVKQVISVIGEGQVQPSGTLISFTGSPPPGRVPVFIEITDPAYAQYAALMPGGSYGQAALYSKHFHHVAIMRKILLRMAAWMNYIFPFH encoded by the coding sequence ATGGATCTGTTGCTGATCCTCACCTACACAGCGTTCTGCGTTGCCATCTTCAAGATCTTCAAGATCCCGCTGAACAAGTGGAGCGTGCCCACCGCCGTGCTGGGCGGCATCGTGCTGATCGGTACGCTGATCTTCCTGATGAACTACAACCACCCCTATTCGGAGGTGGCGCGGACCTACTTCGTCTCGGTGCCCATCGTGCCCGAGGTGTCCGGCCTGGTAACCGAAGTGCCGGTGAAGGCCAACCAGCCCCTGGAAAAGGGCGATGTGCTGTTCCGCATCGACCCGACGCCCTTCGAGAACAAGGTGAAGTCCATCCAGGCGCAGCTGGTGTCGGCCCGTGCCGACCAGTCCCGCGCCCGTGAGCTGGCGGCGCGCAATGTCGGCAACCGCCGCGACGTGGACCTCACCACTGCACGGGTAGACGACCTGCAGGCGCAACTCAATATCGCCAAATTCGACCTCGACAACACCGTGGTGCGCGCGCCGAGCAAGGGTTTTGTCACCCATGTGTCATTGCGGCCAGGGGTGCGGGCGGTGAAGCTGCCGCTGCGTCCCTCCATGGTCTTCATTCCGGACGAGGGCTTCTATTTCATCGCCTGGATGCGGCAGAACAGCCAATTGCGCCTGACGCCCGGTGACGAAGCTGAAGTGGCCTTCGACGGCATCCCCGGAAAAGTGTTCAAGGGCGAGGTGAAGCAGGTGATTTCGGTGATTGGCGAAGGCCAGGTGCAGCCGTCCGGCACCCTGATCAGCTTCACCGGGTCACCGCCACCGGGCCGCGTGCCGGTGTTCATCGAAATCACCGACCCGGCGTACGCCCAGTACGCCGCTCTGATGCCGGGCGGTTCCTACGGCCAGGCGGCGCTCTACAGCAAGCACTTCCACCACGTGGCGATCATGCGCAAGATCCTCCTGCGCATGGCGGCCTGGATGAACTACATCTTCCCGTTCCACTAA
- a CDS encoding DUF3302 domain-containing protein: protein MLDYFALGVLFFVGIVLFYGIIVLHDIPYEIAVHRNHPHQDAIHAAGWVSLFTLHALWPFLWIWAMLYREDRGWGFDHGKSGAAQDADLAKQLAELRQRIEQLEGSTSAARNEKED from the coding sequence ATGCTTGATTACTTCGCGCTGGGCGTTCTCTTCTTCGTGGGGATCGTGCTGTTCTACGGCATCATCGTGCTCCACGACATTCCCTACGAAATTGCCGTACACCGTAACCATCCCCATCAGGACGCCATCCACGCCGCGGGCTGGGTGAGCCTGTTCACCCTCCATGCGCTTTGGCCATTCCTGTGGATATGGGCCATGTTGTACCGCGAGGACCGTGGCTGGGGCTTCGACCACGGCAAATCCGGCGCCGCCCAGGACGCTGACCTGGCCAAGCAATTGGCGGAGCTGCGTCAGCGCATCGAACAGCTCGAAGGAAGCACGTCGGCCGCCCGGAACGAGAAGGAGGATTGA
- a CDS encoding efflux RND transporter permease subunit has product MGGIKQTAMPVIRDLKDFDARSGNLLERMVFNHRLPFVAGILLVTLLLGYMAITRLELKPSFEKMIPQGHPYIQNFLENRKALRGLGNSVRVVVENTQGDIFDPAYLDALKQVHDELFLTPGVDRAWMKSLWAPGVRWTEVTEEGFQGGPVMPDGYDGSPASIEQLRQNIARAGIVGSLVANDFKSTMLVVPLLDQATAGGQGVDYHQFSRTLEDKFRLRFEYAGDTRAQASGEEGQGAIKIRVIGFAKLVGDLIDGLMRVMAFFGLAVVTAFFIILAYTRCLRSSLLVIVCSLLAVVWQLGIVAWLGYALDPYSILVPFLIFAIGVSHAAQKMNGIMQDIALGTHRLVAARYTFRRLFLAGVTALLADAVGFAVLMLIDIPVIQDLAITASIGVAVLILTTLLMMPVALSYVGVGKKAAERALRIDNNAAAHKGFGHVWDFLDRFTEKRWALTTVALASVLGLAGFMVSLHLQIGDLDAGAPELRPESRYNRDNAYITSHYALSSDLFAVMVKTAPEGCLNYQTLIQADRLAWALQQHPNVQATASLANAVRQITAGTYEGNPKFLSLQRNQDVLNYAAQQASVNTPELFNTDCSLMPVIAFLKDHKAQTLDEVVAIADRFAAENSSEDRQFLLAAGSAGIEAATNIVVRDANRTMLLYVYLAVTLFCLVTFRSWRATVVALLPLVLTSVLCEALMVMMGIGVKVATLPVIALGVGIGVDYALYLLSVQLQYQRQGLPLAAAYKQAVFFTGRVVALVGITLAAGVVCWAWSPIKFQADMGILLTFMFLWNMIGALILIPALSYFLLRERGEATRAVTPADEPVARPTTETVQSSRMESVQP; this is encoded by the coding sequence ATGGGCGGCATTAAACAAACCGCGATGCCGGTAATCCGGGATCTGAAAGACTTCGATGCGCGGAGCGGCAACCTGCTCGAGCGCATGGTGTTCAACCACCGGCTGCCGTTCGTGGCCGGCATCCTCCTGGTGACCCTGCTGCTGGGCTACATGGCCATTACCCGCCTGGAGCTCAAGCCCAGCTTCGAGAAGATGATTCCCCAGGGACATCCCTACATCCAGAACTTCCTGGAGAACCGCAAGGCCCTGCGAGGCCTGGGCAACAGCGTGCGGGTCGTGGTCGAGAACACCCAGGGTGACATTTTCGACCCCGCCTACCTCGACGCCCTCAAGCAGGTGCACGACGAGCTGTTCCTCACCCCCGGCGTCGACCGCGCCTGGATGAAGTCCCTCTGGGCGCCCGGCGTGCGCTGGACCGAAGTGACCGAAGAAGGCTTCCAGGGCGGCCCGGTGATGCCCGATGGCTACGACGGCTCGCCCGCCAGCATCGAACAGCTGCGGCAGAACATCGCCCGCGCCGGTATCGTCGGCAGCCTGGTGGCCAACGACTTCAAGTCCACCATGCTGGTTGTTCCGCTGCTGGACCAGGCCACCGCCGGCGGCCAGGGCGTGGACTACCACCAGTTCTCCCGCACCCTGGAAGACAAGTTCCGCCTGCGCTTCGAATACGCCGGCGATACCAGGGCCCAGGCGTCGGGCGAAGAAGGGCAGGGCGCGATCAAGATCCGCGTCATCGGCTTCGCCAAGCTGGTGGGTGACCTGATCGACGGCCTGATGCGCGTCATGGCCTTCTTCGGCCTGGCCGTGGTCACCGCCTTCTTCATCATCCTGGCCTACACCCGCTGCCTGCGCAGCAGCCTGTTGGTGATCGTCTGCTCGCTGCTGGCGGTGGTCTGGCAGCTGGGCATCGTCGCCTGGCTGGGCTACGCGCTGGACCCGTACTCGATCCTGGTGCCGTTCCTGATCTTCGCCATCGGCGTGTCCCACGCGGCGCAGAAGATGAACGGCATCATGCAGGACATCGCCCTGGGCACCCATCGCCTGGTGGCGGCGCGCTACACCTTCCGCCGTCTGTTCCTGGCCGGTGTCACCGCGCTGCTGGCCGACGCCGTGGGCTTTGCGGTGCTGATGCTGATCGACATCCCGGTGATCCAGGACCTGGCCATCACCGCCAGCATCGGTGTGGCCGTGCTGATCCTCACCACCCTGCTGATGATGCCGGTGGCGCTGTCCTACGTCGGCGTGGGCAAGAAGGCCGCCGAGCGCGCCCTGCGCATCGACAACAACGCCGCCGCGCACAAGGGCTTCGGCCATGTGTGGGACTTCCTCGACCGCTTCACCGAGAAGCGCTGGGCCCTGACTACCGTCGCCCTGGCCTCGGTGCTGGGTTTGGCGGGATTCATGGTCAGCCTGCACCTGCAGATCGGCGACCTGGATGCCGGCGCACCGGAACTGCGCCCGGAGTCCCGCTACAACCGTGACAACGCCTACATCACCAGCCACTACGCGCTGTCCAGCGACCTGTTCGCGGTCATGGTGAAGACGGCACCCGAGGGCTGCCTGAACTACCAGACCCTGATTCAGGCCGATCGCCTGGCCTGGGCCCTGCAACAGCACCCGAACGTGCAGGCCACGGCTTCCCTGGCCAACGCGGTCCGGCAGATCACCGCCGGCACCTACGAGGGCAACCCGAAGTTCCTCAGCCTGCAGCGCAACCAGGATGTGCTCAACTACGCCGCCCAGCAGGCGTCGGTAAACACCCCCGAGCTGTTCAACACCGACTGCTCGCTGATGCCGGTGATCGCGTTCCTCAAGGATCACAAGGCCCAGACCCTGGACGAGGTGGTGGCCATCGCCGACCGCTTCGCCGCTGAAAACAGCAGCGAAGATCGGCAGTTCCTGCTGGCGGCGGGCAGCGCCGGCATCGAGGCGGCGACCAACATCGTCGTGCGCGACGCCAACCGCACCATGCTGCTCTATGTCTACCTGGCGGTGACCCTGTTCTGCCTGGTCACCTTCCGCAGCTGGCGGGCGACCGTGGTGGCGCTGCTGCCGCTGGTGCTCACGTCGGTGCTCTGTGAGGCGCTGATGGTGATGATGGGGATCGGCGTGAAGGTCGCCACCCTGCCGGTGATCGCGCTCGGCGTGGGTATCGGTGTGGACTACGCGCTCTACCTGCTGAGCGTGCAGTTGCAGTACCAGCGCCAGGGGCTGCCGCTGGCGGCCGCCTACAAGCAGGCCGTGTTCTTCACCGGGCGCGTGGTGGCGCTGGTGGGCATCACCCTGGCCGCCGGCGTGGTGTGCTGGGCCTGGTCGCCCATCAAGTTCCAGGCCGACATGGGCATCCTGCTCACCTTCATGTTCCTCTGGAACATGATCGGCGCGCTGATCCTGATTCCGGCGCTGTCGTACTTCCTGCTGCGCGAGCGCGGCGAGGCGACCCGCGCGGTCACTCCGGCCGATGAGCCAGTCGCAAGGCCGACCACCGAGACCGTGCAAAGCAGCCGGATGGAGTCCGTGCAACCCTGA
- a CDS encoding WD40/YVTN/BNR-like repeat-containing protein — protein sequence MFSFKFIALGMALMAGNAHAASLVDVLDLPAQRSELAVRSPLLDLAQAGQRLVAVGQRGHILYSDDQGASWTQASVPVSSDLNAVQFPTASEGWAVGHDGVVLHSRDGGASWEKQLDGRQLGRLMQDYYATRPDAAQWLDEGKRIETEGADKPFLDVWFSDAQNGFVVGAFNLIFRTRDGGKSWQPWADRTENPSGYHLAAIAGDGKQVFIAGEQGLLLRLDDSGERFQALTSPYQGSFFGLSVQPDVVLAYGLRGHAYRSVDGGASWSQVETGLNASITASARDARGHLYLFGQTGQALASSDQGSSFQHLDIGQPVPVYGALASGDNGLLLVGARGFAQRTLATGKQE from the coding sequence ATGTTTTCTTTCAAGTTCATCGCCCTGGGCATGGCCCTCATGGCGGGCAATGCCCATGCCGCGTCCCTGGTCGATGTGCTCGACCTGCCGGCACAGCGCAGCGAACTGGCGGTACGCAGCCCCCTGCTGGACCTGGCCCAGGCCGGTCAGCGGCTGGTGGCCGTGGGCCAGCGCGGCCATATCCTTTATTCCGACGATCAGGGCGCCAGCTGGACCCAGGCCAGCGTTCCAGTCAGTTCCGATCTCAACGCCGTGCAGTTCCCCACGGCCAGCGAAGGCTGGGCGGTAGGGCACGACGGTGTCGTGCTGCACAGCCGTGACGGCGGCGCCAGCTGGGAGAAGCAGCTCGATGGCCGCCAGCTTGGCCGTCTGATGCAGGATTACTACGCAACCCGGCCCGACGCCGCGCAATGGCTCGACGAAGGCAAGCGCATCGAAACCGAAGGCGCCGACAAACCCTTTCTCGACGTCTGGTTCAGTGATGCGCAAAACGGCTTCGTGGTCGGCGCTTTCAACCTGATCTTCCGCACCCGCGACGGCGGCAAGAGCTGGCAGCCCTGGGCCGACCGCACTGAAAACCCCTCCGGCTACCACCTGGCCGCCATCGCTGGCGATGGCAAGCAGGTGTTCATCGCCGGGGAGCAGGGCCTGCTGCTGCGCCTCGACGACAGTGGCGAGCGCTTCCAGGCCCTGACGTCACCCTACCAGGGCAGCTTCTTCGGCCTCAGCGTCCAGCCTGACGTGGTCCTGGCCTACGGCCTGCGCGGCCACGCCTACCGCAGCGTCGATGGTGGCGCGAGCTGGAGCCAGGTCGAGACCGGGCTGAACGCCAGCATCACCGCGTCCGCTCGCGATGCGCGCGGCCATCTCTACCTGTTCGGCCAGACCGGCCAGGCCCTGGCCAGCAGCGATCAGGGCAGCAGCTTCCAGCATCTGGACATCGGCCAGCCGGTACCGGTCTACGGCGCCCTGGCGTCAGGCGACAACGGCCTGCTGCTGGTGGGCGCGCGGGGCTTCGCCCAGCGCACCCTGGCTACCGGAAAACAAGAATAA
- a CDS encoding DUF1329 domain-containing protein, producing the protein MKFVKTLMAASLAVAFAGSVHAAVSPAEAAKLGTNLTLVGAEKAASADGSIPAYEGGLTTAPAGFKAGDSMRPDPFASEKPVMVIDGKNVDQYKNLLSATTVELAKRYPEFRVDVYPTHRTVAMPQPVLDNAVKNATGAKTANDGLALENVLPGVPFPIPQSGAEAMWNHLLRYQGVTINSKYDSWNVDAAGVATLATTGQAFINYPIYEDLNKPIANTDVYYQMKLYYSGPARRAGEAIMLKDAANAVEQPRRAWQYLPGQRRVKLAPSLAYDTPNPGTAGAGTYDDVFVFNGALDRYDWKLVGKQELIVPYNTYKLTYAQDPKALTTANHLAPDYVRWEKHRVWVVEGTLKAGARHIYAKRRFYLDEDSWVALASDQYDARGQIYRGSFAFLSQSYDKQVPDTTPFVIYDLVGNSYNINGIVGPYGGIRYIDPLTKAQWAAESLAGAGIR; encoded by the coding sequence ATGAAATTCGTGAAAACTCTGATGGCGGCTTCCCTCGCGGTGGCCTTCGCTGGTTCCGTCCATGCCGCCGTATCGCCCGCCGAAGCCGCAAAACTGGGCACCAACCTGACCCTGGTGGGGGCCGAGAAAGCGGCCAGTGCCGATGGTTCGATCCCGGCCTATGAGGGGGGCCTGACCACCGCTCCGGCAGGCTTCAAGGCCGGCGACAGCATGCGTCCCGATCCCTTCGCCAGCGAGAAGCCGGTGATGGTGATCGACGGCAAGAACGTCGACCAGTACAAGAACCTGCTCAGCGCCACTACCGTGGAACTGGCCAAGCGCTACCCGGAGTTCCGCGTTGACGTCTACCCGACCCACCGCACCGTGGCCATGCCGCAGCCGGTGCTGGACAACGCGGTGAAGAACGCCACTGGCGCCAAGACCGCCAACGACGGCCTGGCGCTCGAAAACGTCCTGCCGGGCGTACCGTTCCCGATCCCGCAGTCGGGCGCCGAAGCCATGTGGAACCACCTGCTGCGCTACCAGGGCGTGACCATCAACTCCAAATACGACTCCTGGAACGTCGACGCCGCGGGCGTTGCCACCCTGGCCACCACCGGCCAGGCCTTCATCAACTACCCGATCTACGAAGACCTGAACAAGCCCATCGCCAATACCGACGTGTATTACCAGATGAAGCTGTACTACTCGGGTCCCGCTCGCCGCGCCGGCGAGGCGATCATGCTCAAGGACGCCGCCAACGCCGTCGAGCAGCCGCGCCGCGCCTGGCAGTACCTGCCCGGCCAGCGCCGCGTGAAACTCGCGCCGAGCCTGGCCTACGACACCCCGAACCCGGGTACCGCCGGTGCCGGCACCTACGATGACGTGTTCGTCTTCAACGGCGCCCTGGACCGCTATGACTGGAAACTGGTCGGCAAGCAGGAACTCATCGTTCCCTACAACACCTACAAGCTGACCTACGCCCAGGACCCGAAGGCCCTGACCACTGCCAACCACCTGGCACCCGACTACGTGCGCTGGGAGAAGCACCGCGTCTGGGTGGTGGAAGGCACCCTGAAGGCCGGCGCCCGTCACATCTACGCCAAGCGCCGCTTCTACCTGGATGAGGACAGCTGGGTCGCCCTGGCCTCCGACCAGTACGACGCCCGTGGGCAGATCTACCGTGGCTCCTTCGCTTTCCTCAGCCAGAGCTACGACAAGCAGGTACCGGACACCACCCCGTTCGTGATCTACGACCTGGTGGGTAACTCCTACAACATCAACGGCATCGTTGGCCCGTACGGCGGCATCCGTTATATCGACCCGCTGACCAAGGCTCAGTGGGCAGCCGAGTCCCTGGCTGGCGCCGGCATTCGCTAA